The Oncorhynchus nerka isolate Pitt River linkage group LG9a, Oner_Uvic_2.0, whole genome shotgun sequence genome has a segment encoding these proteins:
- the LOC115133927 gene encoding uncharacterized protein LOC115133927 isoform X2 produces the protein MDAGVLVPVLPGSKNFENSIRPPLQNSYMYKESKQSFRYNSAFLINNATLQERYEAFRTKRRDMGYTEEEMEESYGFLLFDDENKANRVGETGVVPGHSTCTTLGDPSKGVYVSKYSDCLDLNRWYHGKSGYIAIIRLTKGRVREVTENYTVNYTSPSNGFDCHVSEQLSSVSANTSSFLAFERTQYYMYELPVGGAVQPPSHVCPFAIVAFSYWDTKTPASEEKEKSEEEKTVFHYYPWRGQLQISSQIYHVGLKSSTGPLIPAKLPTMMSVDGAIQMSDLRQKLPKAIFETCFSGEVSLEGMGCSLYELSPSEAEDTSLSQLTQGLKEKDLALTIQLNDNGFLILLHSSHFFTYEDTGSSKPEVLQGMFVFPDSRAIHRATKVCWKKPFLSPECLQVVPALNYAETEVEKCLPSPSGELRGLLEQHIQSYASLIHPGLTISPSREASIFPDQFDVPDALKYLYSAPKWTEMGWKRLKSYFHQPGSFELSVSRATELLVAGREERGDEPDDDVYYCLSSPEGSPMSPASLGGPEEQQSGGKSPGDTADTAADFSKALAVSMEDFEKPGKTMEDSNAPDKAVKEGNNLLSKEVQERLPSDISKPLIPAEDFAKPGLNKAQSKAPGTTLPPKEVQEELTSDLSQPSVSADDSEKPGKTKADCNAPGVRTEDEGTSLIPEEVEVDVQEKVHSDLLDPAVSAEVLGKADLAALGKADCNAPEVGVAKEETNLYLKEVQKDMPSGVSQPPVSAEVLRKPSPALATKPNSKAPEAGVEDNMKTLPQKEVQEEVPSDLSQLAVSAKAFGIASMRVMKKATEVTEVSTSPASGNLPTVLVITATERTATVLPHNESTTNNSSSLPCAKVQDKGGSALNGQRGKANQPSKPTEVSHSSISDWRKRPRKRHRFSGLCKRILRSTVADFEEKKKEDMESIDSSEVKPLQKEERMDVTQVHPLKMPRELMNLIQDPPLKKKGKIDVTQVHPLKMPRELMNLIQDPPLKKKEKMDVTQVHPLKMPRELINLIQDPPLKKKEKMDVTQVHPLKISRELMNLIQDPPLKMKSKDLIHYHPLRNKESMDLIHDDHPLKKKTERWDLKAIISECGRIFVPHGSEVIAKDIESLKVKGKVLDHKQCADEMMVEACIKVPQPIETGDGPNLELNKSDENKDLPIGMLDSKDSLHEVKMADVGKMASLNPSELLLNKDTDSPSSGKHKKKRQYVAISLSQLKTVLSRGGKRNKPINPAPEDQTSPVNKKSKADTPGMDEMENVNINKANPDRTTGAIEVSKEQTFGLDPKFALALGLTPTELNNDAHKSPEKSDIPLKKDIQSRLDLVPPQATSDQTSEALPSSPSTTVILASQRRPFKKKHEHADSIRKKWWLHYRSPAALERETVAISSQLVTLDPDLSRVVSRGRPCEGASAVSCPPAESLTLLADLARSTSNDKVLEQQSDPKALEKQDDHPSLVISDNSVKDGISPHDPDGEPGFVLPALLKHPSAARLKLPPQSLSPKGLVVGSGERVVLVSQEHSYSLPPSSLLLGLSGSIVQVPISEGLQQHRKDIFADGTQTLRAFLCQQKDQNRKEPGLARESLSRGIGSRQKFHRFRQFIEKDGSVQVTRLWKENYNFNSDSKFTNDPKDKTVIRALHGPWDFDIKDTKEQVQLIIHMWIGLFYSRSTARFCQADSSLTCLEKKDSIEVAHGMVPAQVPPGTKTSSPAYIALSRIPEPDVLDLSKMGQKKAQPLSLEAEVLDLSMKTTSTVLDSLDTESKRRIDLKNHPSYLPATGLHKETISCPKQSTGVELKVYRDRVDSMMSEKSSDLDDDEDYETNNHENDSKGTKMVCLQNGVSPYERTLESDRSYILLCEQAASVHIHQEKLLETQTAQVLEGNNKKLLETQTAQVLEGNNKKLLETQTAQVLEGNNKKLLETQTAQVLEDNNKKLLETQTAQVLEGNNKKLLETQTAQVLEGNNKKLLETQTAQVLEGNNKKLLETQTAQVLEGNNKKLLETQTAQVLEGNNKKLLETQTAQVLEGNNKKLLETQTAQVLEGNNKKLLDTQTAQVLEGNNKKLLETQTAQVLEGNNKKLLETQTAQVLEGNNKKLLETQTAQVLEGNNKKLLQKEEEMTGDGETNAMCLKTMGSKDVNKEQQLKDNDSVKTIPCIEVQMDGDAANMADTVERNANEARDGAHVVICDGSESKEEMHKVDHNVKDSVKAAKPEAVHAGKDTTNKKITKAQTAVHVGKDFIDNDKALKAVHSENVLRDYGNTKDQVQTAMQDGNDTRDETLPAVICGEDSGDETPPVVCDGNTSVAETLPETSHTENDSQKATLAVVCDGNTSVAETLPETSHTENDSQKATLAVVCDGNTSVAETLPETSHTENDSQKATLAVVCDGNTSVAETLPETSHTENYSQKATLAVVCDGNTSVAETLPETSHTENDSQKATLAVVHGGNDLRDTTLPVKCNGKLYIDVEPTVVHDINGSTDEELPMGQGGDVSAGTSRVLPEMHGEIKCKDVLPTQVFPVCDGNIPFVGEFDTLIQPNNVLGVAKHEINEADVQTKEHEKELMQGQSKSDDVTTQSSTTFPPGSQHSQDETLERLTGQVEIPLIPREDIAHTDVLHSIGLASEMAQGQVEIPFIGVEIPFIGVEKNSQDINHTEVHDSPPSQKETLITVCDSANVLSGELLAKIFSKGTESVSRCPTVDEVLYDYIPIPDVCSASLAICDADGVSKPLSTGEGYSRCPTPTEDEPPFVPGLSYDHHTPNTVLLPNAKDTNSPNLDSGLALIENEKDHHEPSLSLYKVRAATGLHNLHKSSNNNKPNHLEAIDNRFSQVLADPRKNPIATSTPLNTPASSLKERSDYDPYSNTRLAAVEPGLHAHSNRHSLHSFSYSFPNTHCSLTEKAAFSVPSIHPEVLSNETTLTGNFSEIALERETCLHPALSELILQSTRLSIPVGSGPTAASQNLSVHSFTQPQPNSQKPAMIVNVSKSEDSRGQYNWEEEQTDIDSMSSDVLKSKQTDTPVRSNTNAHPYNTQYATEMRQIAVLQDYEDVMADEDVMGENEAPSVDKDNIESSLETNWISDDKHLRSKFRLNKTRLDFINSLRQSQEWEQREFDGVLDFNKQGTSSSVTIQSEESDKLLSHMEENQQEWLKYCRAKRSGSPMDMTKEEDSSVAKPRLVTVLDHKGNRITYENYPVLKPTASMHTRTDPDSNRQGLSSFLEFSKRWDDTHNADESDLTQSSMDLETLIFSERMNQMLKRKSSSSSRYIRSKHRRSNVEERASTSSPAVTVHFSSLQEDQDGSEEHWEAIPSLAGQKIRVEMPERMAMPEETDGEPQHLKKLSCTKGSEMTQVSDLVVDSFRVYHAMMTEVCAGKKYPSRTERLKREDAKRNSSPKSRAPSKDKDFCGQMKEDMYDSLHDNLNSVVRQSCKNKFRFYILVTSSDPFFRETKELLEAEGHIAVEQSQFCLGKDSPLCPLHIILRNEDIAEHICEVPHLLELKKSQNVLFAGIDRPDDIVNLTHQELFSKGGFVVFEGAALHTLSLSNMKKMSGFLEGLSKKGKWKWLLHYRDSRKLKENARSSAEAQGKKIFMDICQEAGMVEVLPYHECDVISRERPNYLHCLVRLQVQNVSARLPVFITDTTADKAFAKHGIFTMNINSFLLISQSDTCTIS, from the exons GTGTGTACGTGTCCAAGTACTCGGACTGCCTGGACTTAAACCGCTGGTACCACGGGAAGTCTGGGTACATCGCCATCATCAGGCTCACCAAG GGCAGGGTcagagaagtgactgagaactaCACAGTAAACTACACCTCTCCCTCTAATGGGTTTGACTGTCATGTATCAGAGCAGCTCAGTTCTGTGTCAGCCAacaccagctccttcctggccttcGAGAGAACACAG TACTACATGTATGAGCTGCCTGTTGGAGGGGCAGTCCAGCCTCCCAGCCATGTCTGCCCATTCGCTATCGTGGCTTTCTCCTATTGGGATACCAAGACACCCGCatcagaggagaaggagaaaag TGAGGAAGAAAAAACAG TCTTTCACTACTATCCGTGGAGGGGCCAGCTCCAAATCAGCTCTCAGATCTACCATGTGGGTCTGAAGTCCAGCACAGGACCCCTAATCCCAGCTAAACT TCCAACAATGATGTCAGTTGACGGAGCAATTCAAATGTCAGACCTGAGGCAGAAATTACCGAAGGCTATATTTGAAACCTGTTTCTCCGGTGAAG TGTCTCTGGAAGGAATGGGTTGCAGTCTGTATGAGCTTTCACCCAGTGAGGCTGaagacacctctctctctcagctcacacAGGGCCTCAAGGAGAAAGACCTG GCCCTCACAATACAACTGAATGATAATGGTTTTCTTATACTGTTACATTCATCTCACTTCTTCACATATGAAG ATACTGGGTCCAGTAAGCCAGAGGTATTGCAGGGGATGTTTGTGTTTCCAGACTCCAGAGCTAtacatagag CCACAAAGGTCTGCTGGAAGAAGCCCTTCCTCTCACCAGAGTGCCTCCAGGTGGTGCCTGCACTGAACTACGCAGAGACAGAGGTGGAAAAGTGCCTCCCTTCACCAAGCGGGGAGCTACGTGGTTTACTAGAGCAGCATATCCAGAGCTACGCTTCCCTCATCCACCCTGGGCTTACCATCAGTCCATCCAGGGAGGCCAGCATCTTCCCAGATCAGTTTGATGTTCCGGACGCCCTCAAATACCTATACTCCGCCCCCAAGTGGACTGAGATGGGATGGAAACGTCTCAAATCTTATTTCCACCAGCCGGGCTCCTTTGAGCTGTCGGTGTCCAGAGCCACGGAGCTTCTGGTGGCAGGGCGAGAGGAGCGAGGAGATGAGCCGGATGATGATGTCTACTACTGTCTGTCATCTCCAGAGGGGTCCCCCATGAGTCCTGCTAGTCTGGGTGGCCCAGAGGAGCAGCAGTCAGGGGGAAAGTCCCCAGGAGACACAGCTGACACAGCAGCAGACTTTAGTAAAGCACTTGCAGTGTCAATGGAGGACTTTGAGAAACCTGGTAAGACTATGGAAGACAGTAATGCACCAGACAAAGCAGTAAAGGAAGGGAATAACTTGCTTTCGAAGGAAGTGCAAGAAAGGTTGCCCTCTGATATTAGCAAGCCTCTAATCCCTGCAGAGGATTTTGCGAAACCTGGCTTGAACAAGGCACAGAGTAAAGCACCAGGGACAACTTTACCTCCAAAAGAGGTGCAGGAGGAGCTCACCTCTGATCTTTCTCAGCCTTCTGTGTCGGCAGATGACTCTGAAAAACCTGGGAAGACCAAGGCTGACTGTAATGCACCAGGGGTAAGAACAGAGGATGAAGGGACAAGTTTGATCCCAGAGGAGGTTGAAGTTGATGTACAAGAAAAGGTGCATTCTGATCTTTTAGATCCTGCAGTCTCTGCAGAGGTCTTGGGGAAAGCTGACCTGGCAGCATTGGGCAAGGCAGACTGCAACGCACCAGAGGTAGGAGTAGCGAAGGAAGAGACTAACTTGTACCTGAAGGAGGTGCAAAAGGATATGCCCTCTGGTGTTTCACAGCCTCCAGTCTCTGCAGAGGTATTGAGGAAACCTAGTCCGGCCCTGGCGACCAAGCCCAACAGCAAGGCACCAGAGGCAGGCGTAGAGGATAATATGAAAACTTTGCCTCAGAAGGAGGTGCAAGAGGAGGTTCCCTCTGATCTTTCCCAGCTTGCAGTGTCGGCAAAGGCTTTTGGGATAGCCAGTATGAGAGTGATGAAAAAGGCTACAGAGGTGACAGAGGTTTCAACCTCACCTGCATCAGGTAACCTCCCAACAGTGTTAGTCATCACTGCCACTGAAAGAACTGCAACCGTTTTACCTCACAACGAGTCCACCACAAATAACTCCTCCAGTTTGCCTTGCGCCAAAGTACAGGATAAGGGCGGGAGTGCTCTCAATGGACAACGTGGCAAGGCCAATCAGCCTTCAAAACCCACAGAGGTCAGTCATTCCTCTATATCTGATTGGAGGAAACGGCCAAGgaaacgtcatagatttagcggATTGTGTAAAAGGATCTTGAGGTCTACAGTGGCTGACTttgaagagaaaaaaaaagaggaCATGGAAAGTATCGATTCAAGTGAAGTTAAACCATTGCAAAAGGAGGAAAGGATGGATGTAACCCAAGTTCACCCATTGAAAATGCCAAGAGAACTGATGAATTTGATCCAAGATCCCCCATTGAAAAAGAAGGGAAAGATAGATGTAACCCAAGTTCACCCATTGAAAATGCCAAGAGAATTGATGAATTTGATCCAAGATCCCCCATTGAAAAAGAAGGAAAAGATGGATGTAACCCAAGTTCACCCATTGAAAATGCCAAGAGAATTGATTAATTTGATCCAAGATCCCCCATTGAAAAAGAAGGAAAAGATGGATGTGACCCAAGTTCATCCATTGAAAATTTCAAGAGAATTGATGAATTTGATCCAAGATCCCCCATTGAAAATGAAAAGCAAGGATTTAATCCACTATCACCCATTGAGAAATAAAGAAAGTATGGATTTGATTCATGACGACCATCCTTTGAAAAAGAAGACCGAACGATGGGACTTGAAGGCAATCATCTCCGAATGTGGTAGAATTTTTGTCCCTCACGGTTCAGAAGTTATCGCCAAGGATATAGAATCTTTGAAAGTTAAGGGGAAAGTGTTAGATCACAAACAATGTGCTGACGAGATGATGGTTGAAGCTTGTATCAAAGTCCCCCAACCcatagaaacaggagatggacctAACCTAGAGTTGAACAAGTCAGATGAGAACAAAGATTTGCCCATAGGGATGTTAGACAGTAAAGACAGTCTGCATGAGGTCAAAATGGCTGATGTAGGCAAGATGGCCTCTCTGAATCCCTCAGAACTGCTCCTGAACAAAGACACAGATTCTCCTTCCTCAGGAAAACACAAAAAGAAGCGTCAATATGTCGCAATATCCCTCAGTCAACTAAAGACAGTCCTTtcaagagggggaaagagaaataAACCCATCAATCCTGCTCCAGAAGATCAAACATCACCCGTGAACAAGAAAAGCAAGGCTGATACTCCTGGCATGGATGAAATGGAAAATGTTAATATCAACAAAGCCAACCCGGACAGAACCACAGGTGCGATTGAAGTTTCAAAGGAACAGACATTTGGCCTAGACCCAAAGTTTGCACTAGCATTAGGCTTGACTCCTACGGAGTTGAATAATGATGCACACAAATCTCCAGAAAAAAGTGATATTCCATTAAAGAAAGACATTCAGAGCAGACTGGACCTGGTCCCACCTCAAGCCACATCTGACCAAACGTCTGAGGCTTTGCCTAGCTCACCTTCAACAACAGTCATCTTGGCGAGTCAGAGGAGACCATTCAAAAAGAAACACGAGCACGCAGACTCCATTAGGAAAAAAT GGTGGTTGCATTATCGCTCACCAGCTGCTTTAGAAAGGGAGACAGTAGCTATATCCTCCCAACTAGTGACACTTGACCCGGATCTCAGCCGTGTTGTCAGTAGGGGTAGGCCCTGCGAAGGTGCCAGCGCTGTATCGTGCCCACCTGCAGAGTCTCTGACCCTATTGGCCGATTTGGCTCGCAGTACCAGTAATGACAAGGTACTGGAACAACAGTCAGACCCAAAGGCTCTTGAAAAACAAGATGACCACCCAAGTTTGGTGATAAGTGACAACAGTGTCAAAGATGGCATCTCTCCTCATGATCCAGATGGTGAGCCAGGGTTTGTCCTTCCTGCTCTGCTGAAGCACCCTTCTGCTGCTAGGCTTAAACTCCCCCCTCAGTCTCTGTCACCCAAGGGGCTGGTGGTGGGGAGTGGGGAGCGGGTTGTGTTAGTTTCACAAGAGCATTCATACTCACTGCCGCCATCCTCTCTACTATTGGGTTTGTCAGGTTCAATCGTTCAAGTGCCCATTTCGGAGGGACTTCAGCAGCATCGCAAGGATATCTTTGCTGACGGAACTCAAACACTACGGGCCTTCCTGTGTCAGCAGAAGGACCAGAACAGGAAGGAACCGGGATTGGCTCGGGAATCCCTGAGCAGGGGAATCGGGAGCAGGCAGAAGTTCCATCGCTTCCGGCAGTTCATTGAAAAAGATGGCTCAGTTCAAGTGACAAGGCTGTGGAAGGAAAACTATAACTTTAATTCAGACAGCAAATTTACCAACGACCCTAAGGATAAAACAGTTATTAGAGCCCTACATGG CCCATGGGATTTTGACATTAAGGACACAAAGGAACAGGTTCAGCTCATCATCCACATGTGGATAGGTCTTTTCTACAGCAGGTCCACTGCGAGGTTCTGCCAGGCAGACTCAAGTCTAACATGTTTGGAAAAAAAGGATTCTATAGAAGTGGCTCATGGAATGGTACCAGCCCAGGTTCCACCTGGGACCAAGACAAGTTCCCCTGCTTATATAGCCCTCTCCAGGATACCAGAACCTGACGTTTTGGACCTTAGTAAAATGGGTCAAAAAAAAGCACAACCATTAAGCCTGGAAGCTGAGGTATTGGACCTTTCAATGAAAACAACCTCAACTGTGCTAGACTCTCTAGACACAGAGTCTAAGCGGAGAATAGATTTGAAAAATCATCCATCATACCTACCAGCAACTGGCCTGCACAAGGAAACCATCTCTTGTCCAAAACAAAGTACAGGTGTTGAGTTAAAG GTTTACAGAGACCGTGTGGACAGCATGATGTCAGAAAAATCAAGTGACCTGGATGATGATGAAGACTATGAAACCAACAACCATGAGAATGACAGCAAGGGTACCAAAATGGTGTGTCTCCAAAATGGTGTGTCCCCTTACGAAAGAACTTTGGAAAGTGATCGATCGTACATACTTTTGTGTGAACAGGCAGCAAGTGTGCACATTCATCAAGAAAAGCTCCTGGAGACTCAAACTGCTCAGGTTTTGGAGGGTAACAACAAAAAGCTCCTGGAGACTCAAACTGCTCAGGTTTTGGAGGGCAACAACAAAAAGCTCCTGGAGACTCAAACTGCTCAGGTTTTGGAAGGCAACAACAAAAAGCTCCTGGAGACTCAAACTGCTCAGGTTTTggaagacaacaacaaaaagctcCTGGAGACTCAAACTGCTCAGGTTTTGGAGGGCAACAACAAAAAGCTCCTGGAGACTCAAACTGCTCAGGTTTTGGAGGGCAACAACAAAAAGCTCCTGGAGACTCAAACTGCTCAGGTTTTGGAAGGCAACAACAAAAAGCTCCTGGAGACTCAAACTGCTCAGGTTTTGGAAGGCAACAACAAAAAGCTCCTGGAGACTCAAACTGCTCAGGTTTTGGAGGGCAACAACAAAAAGCTCCTGGAGACTCAAACTGCTCAGGTTTTGGAGGGCAACAACAAAAAGCTCCTGGAGACTCAAACTGCTCAGGTTTTGGAGGGTAACAACAAAAAGCTCCTGGATACTCAAACTGCTCAGGTTTTGGAGGGCAACAACAAAAAGCTCCTGGAGACTCAAACTGCTCAGGTTTTGGAAGGCAACAACAAAAAGCTCCTGGAGACTCAAACTGCTCAGGTTTTGGAGGGCAACAACAAAAAGCTCCTGGAGACTCAAACTGCTCAGGTTTTGGAAGGCAACAACAAAAAGCTCCTCcaaaaggaggaggagatgacggGTGATGGAGAAACAAACGCAATGTGTCTTAAAACCATGGGCTCTAAGGATGTCAATAAGGAGCAACAACTTAAAGATAACGATTCAGTCAAAACAATACCATGCATAGAAGTGCAGATGGATGGTGATGCTGCCAATATGGCTGACACAGTTGAGCGTAATGCAAATGAAGCCAGAGATGGGGCTCACGTTGTCATCTGTGATGGCAGTGAGTCAAAAGAGGAGATGCACAAAGTAGATCACAACGTGAAGGATTCTGTTAAAGCAGCAAAACCAGAAGCAGTGCATGCTGGGAAAGATACCACAAACAAGAAAATCACTAAAGCACAAACTGCTGTGCATGTTGGGAAGGATTTCATTGATAACGATAAGGCACTCAAAGCAGTGCACAGTGAAAATGTTCTCAGAGATTATGGAAACACCAAAGACCAGGTGCAAACTGCAATGCAGGATGGGAATGATACTAGAGATGAGACCCTACCAGCGGTGATTTGTGGAGAAGATTCAGGAGATGAAACACCACCTGTGGTGTGTGATGGGAACACGTCTGTGGCTGAGACACTACCAGAGACATCACATACTGAAAATGATTCCCAAAAAGCAACACTGGCAGTGGTGTGTGATGGGAACACGTCTGTGGCTGAGACACTACCAGAGACATCACATACTGAAAATGATTCCCAAAAAGCAACACTGGCAGTGGTGTGTGATGGGAACACGTCTGTGGCTGAGACACTACCAGAGACATCACATACTGAAAATGATTCCCAAAAAGCAACACTGGCAGTGGTGTGTGACGGGAACACGTCTGTGGCTGAGACACTACCAGAGACATCACATACTGAAAATTATTCCCAAAAAGCAACACTGGCAGTGGTGTGTGATGGGAACACGTCTGTGGCTGAGACACTACCAGAGACATCACATACTGAAAATGATTCCCAAAAGGCAACATTGGCAGTGGTGCATGGTGGAAATGATCTGAGAGATACGACACTACCTGTGAAATGTAATGGCAAGCTGTACATAGACGTAGAACCCACTGTAGTGCATGATATAAATGGTTCCACGGATGAGGAACTACCAATGGggcagggtggagatgtttctGCTGGGACTAGCAGAGTACTGCCAGAGATGCATGGTGAGATTAAATGTAAAGATGTACTGCCCACGCAAGTATTTCCAGTATGCGATGGGAACATTCCTTTTGTAGGCGAGTTTGACACACTCATTCAGCCCAATAATGTTTTAGGAGTGGCTAAACATGAAATAAATGAGGCTGATGTACAAACTAAAGAACATGAAAAAGAATTGATGCAGGGTCAGAGTAAATCTGATGATGTCACAACTCAAAGTTCCACAACATTCCCGCCAGGGTCCCAACATTCTCAAGACGAGACATTAGAAAGGCTGACAGGTCAGGTAGAAATACCACTGATTCCCAGGGAAGACATCGCACACACAGATGTTCTACATTCAATAGGTTTGGCATCAGAGATGGCGCAAGGTCAGGTAGAAATTCCATTTATTGGAGTAGAAATACCATTTATTGGAGTAGAGAAGAATAGCCAGGATATCAATCATACAGAGGTGCATGATTCTCCCCCAAGTCAGAAAGAGACACTGATCACAGTCTGTGATAGTGCTAATGTGTTATCAGGTGAACTGCTAGCAAAAATATTTTCAAAGGGAACAGAATCTGTCAGTCGATGCCCAACTGTGGATGAGGTGCTGTATGATTACATCCCCATTCCTGACGTCTGCAGTGCCTCCTTGGCCATCTGTGATGCCGATGGGGTCAGCAAACCCCTCAGCACTGGGGAAGGTTACAGCAGATGCCCAACTCCTACAGAAGACGAGCCACCTTTTGTTCCAGGACTTTCTTATGACCATCACACACCAAACACTGTTTTGTTGCCCAATGCGAAAGACACCAACAGTCCCAACCTCGATAGTGGTCTTGCGCTCATTGAAAATGAAAAGGATCATCATGAACCAAGTCTTAGTCTCTATAAAGTTAGGGCTGCTACTGGGTTGCACAATCTGCATAAATCCAGCAACAATAACAAACCAAATCATCTGGAAGCCATTGATAATCGGTTCTCTCAAGTATTGGCTGATCCTCGCAAGAACCCAATCGCCACTAGCACACCTCTCAACACTCCCGCATCTTCTTTAAAGGAAAGAAGCGATTACGATCCATATTCAAATACGCGACTTGCCGCTGTTGAACCAGGCCTGCATGCTCATTCAAATCGCCATTCGCTGCATAGTTTCTCTTACTCGTTTCCCAACACCCACTGTTCCTTAACAGAGAAAGCTGCCTTCTCTGTGCCATCAATCCACCCGGAAGTCCTGTCCAATGAAACAACATTAACTGGGAACTTTAGTGAAATTGCTTTAGAAAGAGAGACTTGCTTGCATCCTGCCTTAAGTGAGCTCATCCTACAGTCCACCCGTCTGAGTATTCCAGTGGGCAGTGGACCTACAGCAGCTTCTCAGAACCTTTCAGTGCACAGTTTTACTCAGCCCCAGCCAAACAGCCAGAAACCTGCCATGATTGTGAATGTCTCCAAGAGTGAGGACAGCAGAGGACAGTACAACTGGGAAGAAGAACAAACAGATATTGACTCTATGTCTTCAGATGTCCTAAAAAGCAAACAAACCGATACCCCTGTCCGCTCAAACACTAATGCTCACCCTTATAACACACAGTATGCCACAGAGATGAGACAGATTGCAGTTTTGCAAGATTATGAGGATGTTATGGCTGATGAGGATGTTATGGGTGAAAATGAGGCACCTTCTGTAGATAAAGACAACATTGAATCCAGTTTAGAGACCAATTGGATATCAGATGACAAACATTTAAGAAGTAAATTCCGGTTAAATAAAACAAGACTTGACTTCATCAACTCTTTACGCCAGTCTCAGGAATGGGAGCAAAGGGAATTTGATGGGGTTTTGGACTTCAACAAGCAAGGCACTTCCTCGTCAGTCACCATCCAGTCTGAAGAATCAGACAAACTACTTTCCCATATGGAAGAGAACCAACAGGAGTGGTTAAAGTATTGTAGGGCTAAGAGGAGTGGCAGCCCGATGGATATGACCAAGGAAGAAGACTCCTCAGTGGCAAAGCCACGCTTAGTTACCGTTTTGGATCACAAAGGAAACAGAATCACCTATGAAAACTATCCCGTTTTAAAACCTACAGCAAGCATGCACACACGGACAGATCCTGACTCGAACAGACAGGGCTTGAGCAGTTTTCTGGAGTTCTCCAAGAGGTGGGATGATACACATAACGCTGATGAATCTGATCTTACTCAGTCATCTATGGATCTGGAGACCCTCATCTTCTCAGAGAGAATGAACCAGATGCTAAAACGtaagagtagtagcagcagcaggtaCATCCGATCGAAACACCGCAGGTCAAACGTAGAAGAAAGAGCTTCCACCAGTAGCCCAGCTGTGACAGTGCACTTTTCCAGTCTACAGGAGGATCAGGACGGCTCCGAGGAGCACTGGGAGGCGATACCATCACTTGCAGGACAAAAGATCAGAGTGGAGATGCCTGAAAGGATGGCTATGCCTGAAGAAACAGATGGAGAACCTCAGCATCTTAAGAAACTTTCCTGTACAAAGGGCAGTGAGATGACACAAGTTTCAGATCTGGTTGTGGATAGTTTCAGGGTGTACCATGCTATGATGACTGAGGTCTGTGCAGGCAAAAAATACCCATCCAGAACTGAGAGACTCAAGAGAGAAGACGCAAAGAGAAACAGTTCGCCAAAGTCTCGAGCTCCAAGCAAAGACAAAGACTTCTGTGGGCAGATGAAGGAGGACATGTATGACAGCCTGCATGATAATCTGAACTCTGTTGTGAGACAGTCATGTAAGAACAAGTTCAGGTTCTACATACTGGTGACATCATCTGACCCATTCTTCAGAGAGACGAAG GAGCTGTTAGAAGCAGAGGGCCACATTGCGGTAGAACAGTCTCAATTCTGCCTTGGAAAGGATAGTCCATTGTGCCCTCTACACATCATCTTAAGGAACGAAGATATCGCTGAACATATTTGTGAG GTCCCTCACTTGCTTGAGTTGAAGAAGTCTCAGAATGTGTTGTTTGCTGGTATTGACCGTCCTGATGACATCGTGAACTTGACCCACCAAGAACTCTTCAGCAAAGGCGGTTTCGTGGTGTTTGAGGGAGCAGCTCTGCACACACTCAGTCTCA GCAACATGAAGAAAATGTCTGGTTTCCTGGAGGGATTGAGTAAAAAAGGGAAGTGGAAATGGCTCTTGCACTACAGAGACAGCCGGAAGCTAAAAGAGAATGCACG TTCTAGTGCGGAAGCACAGGGCAAAAAAATCTTCATGGACATCTGCCAGGAGGCTGGAATGGTGGAGGTCTTACCCTACCATGAATGTGACGTCATTTCAAGGGAACGACCCAACTACCTCCACTGTCTAGTTCGCCTACAGGTCCAGAATGTATCGGCTCGTTTACCTGTATTTATAACTG ACACAACAGCAGACAAAGCGTTTGCAAAACATGGGATCTTCACAATGAATATAAACTCTTTCCTGCTGATTTCTCAGAGTGACACATGCACTATTTCTTAA